The stretch of DNA CTTTGCCCTTTGtcttgaatttttttttatcattgatGGACACTAATACAATATTCATGATCACCTGATGTAATATCCATGGCGTTATTGATTTATCTGGACCTTTCCTGAGCTAATTTGGTTTGGAAATGCTGTGTTCATTTCCACTGAAGAAAGCCTTCAGCTTACTGTGAGACAGGTCTGACTCTAGGTTGTTCTGTAACACATAACGGGATATTATTTTACTGTGAGAAGGCTCCGACTCTTGGCTGTTCTGTAACTAATAACACAATATTATTTCACCGTGAGAAAGCTCTGCCTCTGGGATGTTCTGTAACATATCACTGAATATTATTTCACCGTgagaaagcttttttttttacatttttcttcatctttccttctcctcccttgcccatccccctctcctcctctcagccaACTCGGGCTCCCTGCAGGGCCCACAGACCCCCCAGTCTACAGGCAGCAACTCCATGACGGAGACCCTGGGCGACCTGAAGCCCCCCAGCCGAGCCACCACCCCTCACGGTCCCCTGACCCCACAGCAAGGCAGCAGGTGGGTGCCAGTTCCTCTCCctatgcacctgtgtgtgtgctgtatgaccTGACGTATGCTTGGTCTCTGAGCGCAAGTGGTACTGGAACCGCAGCTTTGACCTGTGTGGATACTGATATGTTACTGTCTGAATTCAGTTAGCAGtatcagagacacttatatatgaggagacactgcactggaaaaatcgcccattgaaaagcatggggtaacttcgtaacgcgaaagatggcggttgtttacaccggttggctatggtttgcacgtcccgcctcttccagtgccgttgctccaatcatttggccgatccttggcggtcacgctttttgaaagctgcgtcgtgaagaacagagcatgcgcagtccaaaattaccagtaagaaaaaggcttttaaagcgttaatttgatacaaaaccaccaaaccttttcagcgattttagtcagattttcatcgcgatttcaaacatgtgatttttatgtctcttacacctcggaacacggacatccagctctctccccattcatttagatagagcctggtcttgttccggtcaaagtcgctgcccgaccccatggccaatatggctgccgagtgacgtgacttgctttaaaaagactttggcaGTATTCACTTTAAATTCCGCATTCAGCAAATTTGCCTTTAAATTCAAAATTGTCATGCAAAAGAACCATATATGTTGTTGAAAGCCAAATATTAGTGTAAAGctacatgcacacatccacattTACGCACTGGCTCACATAATCCTGCTTAGGCCAGGAGCGGATACTGTATGCCAGAAATGGTGGGAATCAGTCGACTCAGTTTTCAGTTTGAGCAAAACATACAATCACTGTCTATACCTATGCTAGTGTtctgtgtatgttgtatgtgcctgtgtgtgtgcgagatgtGATACAAAAAGGTGAAATGTCTCAAAATGTGTTCCTGCATCATTTCCTAAAGATTTGTAAGACGTTTTGCCAGGAGTCTGTAGTCTGTCAGCTCTGTAAGAGGAAGCACCGACGCGTACTCTCTGACCCCGCTGTAATGTGTGCTGCAGGACTGGGGGCGTGAGCGTGCAGGACCCTTTCTCGGAGGGCAGCGACCCGGCGTTCCAGAAGCGTGGCCCTGTGCCCCCTGGCGCCCCCTACCAGCAGGGCGCAGGCAGTGACGCAGCCATGAGGATGGGCTTCGATGGCAACAAGGACCCGTACGGCGGGCCCAGGAAAGGTCAGTAGTGCTAGTAGTAGTGGGCTCCCTTCATTtcacttttacattacattacatttgactgGCGCTTTTTTAACTAAAGCGACTGACAACATGCAGAGAGTTTAAGCTTTTTAAGCAATTGTCTCAGCAATTCTaggacaattaaaaaaaaaaaaaaaaaaaggtagagtACAACTGTACTTGCACAGTTCTCGAAATTTGCTTCTGAACCCAGGTCATAGTGGTCTTGTATCAGAATTAAAGAACAGATTCCTGTTAGAAGTCTTTGTCACTCATGGTTTTCACACGTTTATTGACCTGTGCTTACTGGCCAATACTCCAGAGCTTGGCTCCATGAGCAAGCAGTGTGGAAGACTCTCATATCTGGGTTACAGTATGTTTTAGGATGGACCTTTAACTAATGGTCATATAATGTtgaaacacacatactttgCGCTCCACTGCAACTGCTCTCCCAGGAATTGAAACAACTAGGGTATTTGTGTTCTCTTTTTGAATAAATAGGCCTTTGAGGCTTTTTGTGTATAAAGTATGGTAAGTTGTAAGTTGAGTAGACTGGTGGATAGATGCCACAGAATTCAAAAAGCAATAGTAGACTATGGTGACAAGAATGCTTTAGGTGTTCTGTTTGGttggtgctacagtatataaaccTGTGTCTTTGGATGAGCAAGAGTGTTTAGTTTTAAAGTATGACAAGAGCGCCCTCTATAGTTGGCACCATGTTACATCATCTGAAATGTATGTGCTGAGAAACAGTATTAGAAAAGTGTGCAAACCACTCAGTCTGCTGTCATTCAACTTCATCCATCATATCAAATCCTTAGTGGGCGGATATTGACTGTAACTGTATGTTTAGCTATCTTAGCTATTTTGGAAGATGTATAGAATCTTGATATTTGAATACTGGCATCTCAttgatgcacagtgcacaccatAAAAATCTCCACACTCAGCCCCAAATATATAgctttataccactgcttggtcaaatttcctattgtgatgcgctatttggaacgtgcattatttttctatataccgcacggctatgaagtagttcccttcttttgggcttattacacttgaatattaattcgccaatgtgaatgtaacgataaaaacagcaatgttgtatctaagacagcggcaatataaacgaaaatgatagtagcagtggtataagcgggataatcaactccgcgccctctgcgtttataggaaaataatgcacttatcgaagtgtaaagtcccctccgcctgcggcgtcgggtccttattaccacttcgaacgtgcattattttcctataaacgcacggcgcgtcgttgattatcccttacataatatcTTTCAGAATGTTCAGAAACCCATAATTTAGGTTTGACAGCTCTGCCCTCCTGCCCATGACAATTTGGATCACTCCTCTCCTTTGCCCCTTTCCATCAGGTGGCAGTGAGCCCTTTATGCCAGGCCAGATGCCAGGCAGTGGCATGCAGGAGATGTACCCCCACGGACCAGCAGCGGGGATGGGCATGGGCCCCCGGCCACAGTACCCCTACGGCCCTGGTTTTGACAGGAGgtgagatatgtgtgtgcactcactcacacacacacacacacacacacacacacggtaacaTATATTCAGATATATATTATGCCTATAGCCGATTTTGGGCCTGATTCTCCCCTGTAATGTCTATCATACACCCCCCCCTTTGCCCAATAGAAATCAATACTGCACAGACTTTCTTTTTAGCAAGTTCCACATAAAGGACCAACTGGGAGAAAGACAGGAGAAATAGCCAAACGTTACATTGGTAGAAAGCCAGAGATTTGGTAACACTGGCCAATGCCAACACATCTAACATATTAGCCAAAAGTTAAACCATCAAAACCATGTTAAACATATAAGTGACCGCTATCAAAGTAGTTGGCTAAATTGTTTCCAAGCCTAGTGTGTGTGACTAAACAATGTCAAATTAGGCACTGAAGCTTTCAAAATCTAGAGGCAGACACCCAACTCTGGCTGGTAAGCTGAtgactagtctaggctacttcaaaagaaaagaaaacaaacttcaGCAGCCTAGACTGGCCTTAAAGCAGAAAATGTCTTCTTTTTAGTCCCACACGCGTGTTTTGAAAGAATCGATATAGCGTAGTGAATTCCCTGTCAAcacgtgttttttttattactattatttgtACTTGGTTGGATAAATTTGCTACTTCCTTGTCCTGCAAGCCCAGTTTCCGATCAAAAACAAGATTATCGGTTGAgatctttatgtgtgtgatgcAACTAAATTTTAAGAACgtaaaatattttaaaatcttGTAATTTGAGACCTGCATTAGGCATGTCTTGTTAGTACGGGACTTTCATTAATGATCGTCCTTTGATCTGCTCCAAAATGTAATGGCTTGGACGCTTGGAGTTTCTTTAAAATGCTTTGCTGATTTGTATGAGCAGAGGTTCGATTGATGACGTGAAAAGCTCACTGAGTCCTGTGTCCATCAGACCTGATCATGTTATGGGGCCAGATGGAAGCATTGTGCCCCCTGGAGGCCAGAACAACAATGATCCCAACATGTTCCCTGGCAACAGATACCCTGCACACCAGAGGTAAAAACACAGCACAAGTTTGCGAGACTTCCATCTTTAAATTCAGTATATTGTGCCTTACATTGTGGTATATTTActtacatttaaatatatgtaTGTTTTAAACTAtctgttaaaatatgttataccactgcttggtcaaatttcctattgtgatgcgctatttggaacgtgcattatttttctatataccgcacggctatgaagtagttcctttttgggggcttattacacttgaatatcaatTCGCCCATGTGAATgcaacggtaaaaacagcaacgttgtatctaagacagcggcaatataaacgaaaatgatagtagcagtggtataagcgggataatcaactccgcgccctgtgcgtttataggaaaataatgcacttatcgaagtgtaaagtcccctccgcctgcggcgtcgggtccttattaccacttcgaacgtgcattattttcctataaacgcacggcgcgtcgttgattatcccttacttattattTTGCTTGTTGGGTAAAAGTGTCTGGCAAACTTGTAATCATGCTTTTGTCCTGTGCTAGGCATGGGCCTGATGGCTATGGGCAACAGTACCCACATGGAATGCCGTACGGACCACATGGAATGTATCCACAGCAGCAGGTCAGTTCACAAAGGACACTCTTCTTATCTTTGACAGGAGGTCCTTGCAAATGTTGCTCTGGTAACTTGTACAAGGGTCtaatttttctgtgtgtgtgtgtaagcagggCTACAAGCGTCCTGGTGAGGGGATGTACGGCCCCCCAGCGAAGCGTCACGATGGAGGCGAGGGCTACAGTGCGCAGTACGGCGGTCAGCAGCCCGAGATGTACGGGCAGTACGGCGCGGGCTACATGGGGCCGGAGAGGCGCGCGGCCATGCAGGGCCAGTACCCGCCGTACCCCTACGCCCGCCAGGGCCCCCCTCAGCACGGCATGATGAGCGGCGCCGCCCCCTCGGTAGCCTCGGGCCCTGCCGCAGGCCCCCAGGGCAACATGTGGCACCCCAGGACTGACATGGGCTACCCCTACCCGGGCCGCCAGGGCCAGGGGCCGCCCTTCCCGGGCATGGGTCGCGCAGGAGAGGACGTGGACGGACGAGGGCCCGGTCCGGATGGCGTGTGGCCCGGGCATCCCAGCCAACGGCAGTCCCCTTACCcgcagccctcctcctcctccgcggtGTCCTCCGCAGGGCCCATGCCGGTCATGACCAATCGGCAGCCCCCGTCCTCCTTCCAGTCCCCGCCCCCCATGCCCAATCACATCTCCCGTGCGCCCAGTCCGGCTCCGTTCCCCCGGCCCATGGCCGGCGGCGCCATGTCCCCGAACAAGGCCCACTTCATGGCCTCCATGAAGATGCAGAAGCCCGGGATGCCCTCGTCCATGCCGGGCGCCCCGAGCGGGGGCATGCCCAGCCAGGTGATGCCCCCCATCCACCGGGAGATCAGCTTTCCCCCTGGATCAGTGGAGGCCACCCAGCCCATGCTGAAACCAAGACGCAGGTTCACAGCAAAGGATATCGGTAGGAACTTACTGCTGTGACAAAGTACTGGTTTGTGTTCAGAGCAATGTTTAAATGGTGCACAGTATtgcaaaaaaaatgcttttatgcttttaaagggggaaaaaacatgaaATATCTTAGTTGGGGCTCGTAATACTGAGCCTTGATTCTGCAAATGCCTGGAATTCTACTGTAGAGTGGAGCACCATTCTTCCAAAAGATATTCCCCTACATGTTCCTTTTGAAACACTAGCAATCTTTGTGACAAATCCCTTGCTATCCATGCCCCAACAATGCACCCTCATTCAAAGGCACTTGGATCTTGTCCATTTGCCGTCTAAATCCAGATCATTAACAGCTGTGCCTTTTTTCTACACGCCACAGAGCACATATCGCATGTTAAAATGTGGGGAACAAGTAACTGACCTATAAGGAAACTGTATTTATGCAGTAGATCAGCCGTTTTTCTGAGTACTGACCTGTGACCTCGGCCCTGGTTTCTGTAGGCACTCCGGAGGCGTGGCGGGTGATGATGTCCCTGAAATCCGGGCTGCTGGCCGAAAGCACCTGGGCTCTGGACACCATCAACATCCTACTGTACGACGACAACACTGTGGGCTCCTTCACCCTCACCCAGGTGAGATAGACCCACACATCTAGGGACAGCTACAGTGCTCATTACTAGCTCAGTAGTTCAGTCCTAGCTTGACCAGGATACAGTAACCCGGAATCTCAAAAGCATGTTTCCACAGTAACATGCATGTTACCATGAGTAATGACATCTAGTGTTTCCTCCCTCTAGTTGCCTGGTTTCCTGGAGCTGATCGTGGAGTACTTCAGAAGGTGCCTGATTGAAATCTTTGGGATCCTGGAGGAGTATGAGATTGGCACTGAAGGCCAGAAAACCCTCCtgggcccacttcctgtttccacGGAGGAGGAAGCCGCCACCCCCGAACCCGAGAGCCAGTCACCACCTGAGGATGTCGAGGAGAAGAAACCAGAGGCGGAAACAGAAGTGCCCTCTGTCTGCAACTCGGATGAAGTCGTCGCCGTTCCTgcggagaagaaggaggaagaggagaagacgaCGTCTGaagaagtggtggtggtgaaggaggAAGCTCAGGAGGTCGAGCAAGGGGACGAGGCTGCTCAAGAGCCCCCGCCCAAGCAGGCCAGCAAGTACGACCGCCTGCCCGTGAAGGTGGAGGagcgggagaaggaggaggaccaGGTGGAGGACCGCTCGGAGCTGCTGGGCCAGGTCACCGCGTTCACCAGCGGCCTGCTGCACTGGGAGGCAGGCGGGGGAGACTCCACCAAGCACATCCAGACCCACTTTGAGCTGCGGACCGAGGTGACCGGAAGCGACGCCACAGCCCAGGGGCCCAAGCCCAAGCCCGGAGGGACCGGTCCGAGTGACGACGcgcaggagaaggagaggagcgtGACCGCCACCATAGACGAAGTTCTGGGCTCGTGGGCCGCGGAGGGGGCCGACGGAGACATCGCCGCGTTCCCGATGTTCTCGTTCGCCGACCGGCCGAGGCTGGGCAACCTGATGGTGATCGAGGACGAGCCCCGCTCGTGGGACGAGGCGCCGCTCTCGACGGCCGAGCCCTGGCAGGACGCCCTGGCGCGCCGCTGCGTCTGCGTGTCCAACATCGTGCGCGGGCTCTCCTTCGTGCCGGGCAACGACGCCGAGATGTCCAAACACCCGGGCCTGGTGCTGCTCCTGGGCcggctggtgctgctgcagcaCGAGCACCCCGAGAGGAAGAGGACCACCACGTCGGCCATGTTGGCggcggcgacggcggcggcggcggcggccacgTCGCCCGGGTACCAgtgcgaggaggaggagcgcggCCGGGCCTGCAGCAAGGACGAGTGGTGGTGGGACTGCCTGTGGGCGCTGCGCGAGAACACGCTGGTCACGCTGGCCAACATGGCGGGCCAGCTGGACCTGTCGCTCTACCCGGAGAGCATCTGCCTGCCCGTCCTGGACGGCCTGCTCCACTGGATGGTGTGCCCGTCGGCCGAGGCGCAGGACCCCTTCTGCTCGGCGGGCGCGCTCTCGGGCGCGCTGACGCCGCAGCGGCTGGCGCTGGAGTGCCTGTGCAAGCTGAGCATCCAGGACGCCAACGTGGACCTGCTGCTGGCCACGCCGCCGCTCGGCCGGCACGAGCGGCTGTTCGCGGCGCTGGTGCGCCACGTGGGCGAGCGGCGCAGCCAGGTGTGCCGCGAGATGGCGGTGGCGGCGCTGGCCAACCTGGCGCAGGGCGACCCCGGGGCGGCGCGCGGCGTGGCCCTGCAGAAGGGCGCGGTGCCCGCCCTGGTGGGCTTCCTGGAGGACAGCGTGGCCATGGCGCAGTACCAGCAGGCCCCGCACAGCCTGCTGCACGCCGGCCAGCCGCCGCCGCACCCCGAGCCGCCCAGCGTCAACATGATGTGCCGCGCCGCCAAGGCCCTGCTGGCGCTCGCCCAGGTGGAGGAGAACCGGGCCGAGTTCGTGCTGTACGAGAGCCGGCTGCTCGACATCTCGCTGTCGTCCGTGCTGAACTCGAGCGTGGCCGGCGTCATGTGCGAGGTACTGTTCAAGCTCGGCCGCTCGTGACCGACGGCGGCGGTTGCCGATGGGGTGTAAAGATCGCAGCGTCTCGCAGATGGGGAATGGGattatatttttatttaaagAGAAGGAACGCGCAAAACAAATTGTTTTTACATACAAATGAATATATAGAGAATATATATAGCTCTTTGCCCCATTCACAATCTTCATTtgggatttttaaaaataataataattttaatacAGATATTTAATACTTggtgttttatttctttttctattcttttctatgtgtttgtgttttgcttttgtttcttttttttttcatttgttttaacCAAAGTTGGATGATAGGTCTGGTAGTTTGAGGGTATTTTGCTCTTTAAATGTTTTATAATTGTGGCTGTTATTTTTCTGTGGggcttttgtttgtctgtttttgggGATGCAGATTTATTTAAATTGTAAGACATGTTGTAGATAGAAACTCTTGCCATGTGTTTTaagacaaagaagaaaaaaaagaaaaaaaaactcaagaTATACATGTATCCAGTTCAGAGGGGGAATACGCATTGTGCAATAGGATGCAGTCTGGCTTGTTGGAGGGAGAGGGGTAAATCTAATGTGAATTAATATTTTATTGACCACAGGcaatattttaaaacattttgacCACCAGTATTGTACTGTAGAGCCGTACCAGTATAAGAGCAAGGGTTTTtcttctattttttattttttttccccaaagcgATGGTGTTCTTGCCAGACTCACTCGCTTCCCTGTAATACGCATGATCACAGACAGCCGGCTGAACAAgtgaccgtctctctctccgtctcggTGGCCCTCCCCGTTGCCCCTGCTCCATCCTACAGTACCCACGAGCCCCTTTGTAAATATGATTTTTTTGGACATGCAGCAGGGGCCCTTTTAATGGTTATGTTTGTCCTTTTTTTAATCTCTAAGAGACGTGGTATAACACAAGTGATGACTTGATGAATTGATTATAATGGTTATTATTACTATACTGATCGGTCACTGAGCATTTTTGGTGACTTCTCTtggggtgaagggggggggggggggagttgccTCTTCACCTCCCCTGTTGCTGTTACACCATGACATGTTAACAGGTGTGAATGGCAACCTCCGTCAAGAaggctgtttttgtgtttgtttgtttttattttgttaattTGTTTTGTAAACCAATGGCAGAccgtttaaaaaagaaaaagaaaaaaaaatgtcaaggtGATATTTTATTCTGGATGGACTCCTGACCGGTGGTCCAGAATGCTGTTGATGCAGAGAAACAATAGCAGAATGACTTCAACATGCAAATTCCCAcaaatgtaaagtctatgtaaaCTCTTTCTCCATTTGATTTGAAGACCATTGTTTATTCAGTATAAAGTCTTTATACTACATGTTCCACATGTTAAAAAGTAAATGTACATGAAATCTGGTTTAGCACTGTGACCATGATTTTTGAGTGGTTTGTGTTGTATttcgaaaaaacaaacaaaactagaaatgcaattcccgaggaattacacgaggggatgcaatctgctgggtagacttttattttgacagacaggaaacacttctatactatgtgtagttcagggagagccagaggcAAAAGATTCTATagtggagctctgttctagaatctttgattaaaagtgacagttggattcacagggcagtgttctaactagactgggaactgagagttctggcccattatgacatcacattctccattaaagtctatggggggaaaatgtacttttaattacaaatatctcaaaaagtataaacttctcaaaaatgtcaaatagattgtctagtagatatttggaagatctacggaacggtgtttcaaccaagtttgtatgttaagcggttcgggctgaatagcgcgcacaaaaaggtaaaaagaataataataattattataactagagatgtaattccaaggaaattacgagtgcatgaaaatgcaaaaatggtgaggacttttattttgaaacagttgtgggtagaggaaacagttgaacaggatatgtactctttaagagagccagaaagcctgagacagagagttgctgccaggtggctttgaacacctggcttaagattctaattgcttaacgacttcattgtgatgtcataatccaatgttaagtctatgggagaaaaaatgtttttaaaaattcatataaaataaacgataaagttttcaaagatgaaatttacatagctgaagtcacctaagtaagacctacgcagcgcagtttgaatgaagtctctacgtcgaacggttgaagctgaattgaacgcacaaaaagtgtggaagaagaataatatcgataataagaataaacagtataacagtagagtgcattttcatgcactctaataataagaagcgaccggatttcaatagaggggatgcatcccctctaacaAAAGCGATGCGTGTCGAAATGAATAGTTCATCAATAGCAATAAGAAAATTGTTTGATATAACTTTTGATAGTTTTATTAAAATGCTTTGCATTTTAAACCAGCAGGGAAGCTCATGACAAACACGCAAACTTTGGATATTGATAACTGAAAACATCATAACAAATTATTTATAGCCGTGTTGCCCAGCCCTAGTTTCAAACACATTCAATGACTCCATTTGAAAGAAAGTGATTTTTAGATACAGAATTTATTccacataaatacacaaaatGAACAGTGCTAACCATCACGGATTTATCTGGCCTAGTCCTACACTACATCAATGTAGcatagagaaaagaaaaaaaccctctACCCTTTGGCTGACTGAAAAGGAGAGTTCACGGTTCtgtttacattcacacacaacactcacccAAATTCCTAGTATCTGTGGGGGTGAAGTGGACGGCGCGTTTGTCTGGCTTGGAAAACTCTCCTAACACCTCCGTTATGGTGTCAGACCCACACATCTAAAGTGCTCATCTCCACCCTCTGGCCCACCCCACCAACCCAAGTCGAGTCTCACTCCTCGTGCCGCGGTACCAAGCGTTTGCGTGACAAATTCATTTAACCCGATTACGTGTGCTGCTGATGTTTTTCCTGTGCGTTTAGAAGTCACAAGCACCATTCAGACATGAcgcgaaaaaaagaaaaaaaacccagtatTTTCGTGCCTTGCGCAACCATTTCAAGAGTTTGTTTTTCGGCCCTCTTCGAACGTCTGGCCCCAGAATGGCAAGCTGCCGGTGGGGAGCATCTGACTCTCTCTAATTCCAGGTCGTAAAGGACAATTAGCCAAATCATGTGCTTATTTAAACAGCACTAGAATTCTGATTAAAGGAGCCAGACGACTGGATTTAGTACGGTAAATGTTTACTCCGTTCATGCcataataaacacatacatacacacaaatactcaaagCCATCTTCTGCCACTTTAGCACTGTATGTTCTGAACAAAAATCAGCTCTGTATGACCCAATTTGGCAAGTTGATGTCCAAGGTAAAAAAACAGGAGCAAGAAAGAGCTCACAACTCCttaaataacacaaacacaaggca from Sardina pilchardus chromosome 12, fSarPil1.1, whole genome shotgun sequence encodes:
- the arid1b gene encoding AT-rich interactive domain-containing protein 1B isoform X2, which produces MGNNSDPREKEYGNKSISSSNPKVTSSMETGLLANHKLKNVGGGDPPPSSHHHTPPQQQSQPFNQFQQHHQRQIQNNNISNQQSAQGDFGNRQHGGKENILGDQTERHQQLLNKSEEEDRSCKTGDRMGSRYDHSNLGPTNNNINQSQSGNTTVSEFNNYYGNGRGGPCFDQHGGQQSPGTGIMHSAQNSMDQVQNSHEGYHNNPYNHYPNYRPGYGGTGYGMMSPSRQGNNMMGPGGNTTSASHGKAAMATASASGGGNVGGFQRFPGQNQQHPSGATPTLNQLLTSPSPMMRGYGSGYQDYNNPSAQQQQSSMGLSKEMSSQYAQTSHGWGGQQRNHPAMSPGNNGHGGNRAQVTPMDAMAMKRSQLYSMGNSPYAQQQPGGAYPGQPYGSPGPHRYPMGMQGRGQVPMGGMQYPPQQQISAQYGQQSMAGYGQQGQPPYFSPSQQQLQQQQQQQQQQQQQQQQQQQQQQQQQQQQQQQQPQPPTSAPTQPPYMQSRPTPQQQDTPQEGYSSRGQSTTMTPGKPNHDEMGPNQQDRPSSLPDLSGSIDDLPTGTDAGLSSAVSVSGSTSSQGEQSNPARSPFSPHASPRLSSLRSGPSPSPVGSPVGSSQSRSGPISPASGPGTQMAPQTPGNMSDVGSHSTLSQSPMSQDRGFPPSMQRGAPGPQFGAQQQQQAQQQQQAQQQQQAQQQQAQQQQAQQQQQQQQQPGGPSMSPHPSPAGPMHHGMGPYPHQGGPPYGPQTGQYGPSGNYQRPPNYGGTPGANYSGPSPGMGNSLGMNASSPMHGQGPGQHCGSVPAGRGPGQTTGGRPYPGSNNANNMAPTSPSIPQPAGPGMGPPLPGVGRKPPEPGAGGIQGSPSVGQTRPGGYPGMPPMGPGAAFNQPPASGSGRMTPQGPPYNTPPPGPMPMQGDGPVSANAKQRVDPKDGGVVPSEPPKPKDSYSSQCLSQPPTPSPLSPSPASLSSYHGEDSDSISSPAWPKTPTSPKHSSATMTNEKITRLYEMGAEPERRAWVDRYLSFMDERGTPVPLLPAVGKKALDLFHLYVCVREIGGLALVSKNKKWRELSTRLNVGTSSSSASSLKKQYIQYLFAYECKVERGEEPPPEPQQQQPPQARIQPPSPANSGSLQGPQTPQSTGSNSMTETLGDLKPPSRATTPHGPLTPQQGSRTGGVSVQDPFSEGSDPAFQKRGPVPPGAPYQQGAGSDAAMRMGFDGNKDPYGGPRKGGSEPFMPGQMPGSGMQEMYPHGPAAGMGMGPRPQYPYGPGFDRRPDHVMGPDGSIVPPGGQNNNDPNMFPGNRYPAHQRHGPDGYGQQYPHGMPYGPHGMYPQQQGYKRPGEGMYGPPAKRHDGGEGYSAQYGGQQPEMYGQYGAGYMGPERRAAMQGQYPPYPYARQGPPQHGMMSGAAPSVASGPAAGPQGNMWHPRTDMGYPYPGRQGQGPPFPGMGRAGEDVDGRGPGPDGVWPGHPSQRQSPYPQPSSSSAVSSAGPMPVMTNRQPPSSFQSPPPMPNHISRAPSPAPFPRPMAGGAMSPNKAHFMASMKMQKPGMPSSMPGAPSGGMPSQVMPPIHREISFPPGSVEATQPMLKPRRRFTAKDIGTPEAWRVMMSLKSGLLAESTWALDTINILLYDDNTVGSFTLTQLPGFLELIVEYFRRCLIEIFGILEEYEIGTEGQKTLLGPLPVSTEEEAATPEPESQSPPEDVEEKKPEAETEVPSVCNSDEVVAVPAEKKEEEEKTTSEEVVVVKEEAQEVEQGDEAAQEPPPKQASKYDRLPVKVEEREKEEDQVEDRSELLGQVTAFTSGLLHWEAGGGDSTKHIQTHFELRTEVTGSDATAQGPKPKPGGTGPSDDAQEKERSVTATIDEVLGSWAAEGADGDIAAFPMFSFADRPRLGNLMVIEDEPRSWDEAPLSTAEPWQDALARRCVCVSNIVRGLSFVPGNDAEMSKHPGLVLLLGRLVLLQHEHPERKRTTTSAMLAAATAAAAAATSPGYQCEEEERGRACSKDEWWWDCLWALRENTLVTLANMAGQLDLSLYPESICLPVLDGLLHWMVCPSAEAQDPFCSAGALSGALTPQRLALECLCKLSIQDANVDLLLATPPLGRHERLFAALVRHVGERRSQVCREMAVAALANLAQGDPGAARGVALQKGAVPALVGFLEDSVAMAQYQQAPHSLLHAGQPPPHPEPPSVNMMCRAAKALLALAQVEENRAEFVLYESRLLDISLSSVLNSSVAGVMCEVLFKLGRS